One Tolypothrix bouteillei VB521301 DNA window includes the following coding sequences:
- a CDS encoding non-ribosomal peptide synthetase: MTLKIIEFLSYLRSLDIQVFLEDDLLRCNAPQGTLTPILQAKIQAQKAEIIAFLKSTHDAIHQTITPIEPISRTGTFPLSFAQQRLWFLDQLVPNNPFYNVPAALRLTGTLDVTALEQTFQKIVQRHEALRTIFVLRDGQPVQIVVPSLAIALPVIDLQKQPQVERETEAQKLITQEAQRPFNLSTGPLLRIMLLRLDREEHILVLNMHHIISDGWSIGVLIREIAAFYTACRDAAYDVAANLPELPIQYPDFAHWQRQWLQGIGMNNRSPLQIQLDYWRKQLDGLSVLSLPTDKPRPTHPTYRGARQFLKLPKNLSLALETLSQQEGVSLFMTLLAAFQILLYRYTNQEDIAVGSPIANRNRSEIEGLIGFFVNSLILRTHLSGNPSFRSLLSQVREVALGAYAHQDLPFEQLVEELHPERNLNQNPLFQVVFALQNAPMSALELPELTLKPIPFDSATTRFDLEFHLWERNPQNGLWVDNSEGISGFVIYSTDLFEDATISRMLEHFQILLENIVDNPEQRIAEIHLLSKAEQHQLLLEWNNTDTEYPQDKCIHQLFEEQVQQQPDAIALVFEGIKTHHDTSLQLTYGELNKRSNQLAHYLKERGIDTEVLVGICVERSLDYVIGMLAVLKAGGAYLPLDPAYPSERLSFMLADAGASIVLTQERWLNHLGKQNFQVICLDKDWEKIAQQREDNLTGKTAVHNLAYAIYTSGSTGKPKGVAIEHKGLLNLVFWHQKAFAISPNDKATQISGVAFDASIWEILPYLSAGASLYFPDEEIKYFPEKLQDWLISKAITISFLPTPIAEKLLSLPWSDNTALRILLTGGDKLHQYPATPVTFQVVNNYGPTENTVVTTSGEVTATQQTNTVPPIGRAIANTRVYVLNSHLQPVPIGVPGELYIAGDGLARGYLNHPELTQAQFLENLPNIPFLPEKKLYKTGDLVRYRADGNLEFLGRLDEQVKIRGYRIELGEIEAALNQHPAVTQTVVVAREDAPGEKHLVAYVVLARNCLLAFSTSQSPIFQDEQILQWQMLYNETYNQQATVLEPIFNITGWNSSYTNQPIPPEQMREWVNNQVNQILALQPKKVLEIGCGTGLLLFKIAPHCIQYCGTDFSKSALNYIHQQLSNVETNPLSPSNHVKLFEKEATDFEGIEAGTFDAIVLNSVVQYFPSIEYLLQVLEGAVRTTAPSGFIFIGDVRSLPLLQAFHASVQLYQAEPALTREKLLQRVQMQVFQETELVIDPAFFHALRQHFPEISSVEIQLMRGYSQNELTQFRYNVILHIGVATNPSDSLGNAGLENSPAFQQERREWIDWNSDRLTLSALRQLLTEEQLETVSITNVPNARVIAAVKTAQWLSGAEDFKTVAQMREALQSFHNVGIDPEDFYLLGEGLPYKVNISWSDANHEGCYDVVFIKQGSHITTSQANSSSRLWHSYANNPLQATAARQLVPQLRMYTAQKLPEYMVPSAFVVLDSLPLTPNGKIDYRALSIPNNIKPELASGYIAPQTEVEKVLIKIFADVLGIKRLSIRDNFFELGGHSLLATQIVSRVRDAFKVELPLRSLFEAPTITELSQVIENLKDGKEKNQAPALVPLSRESRRMKLSSLRKDSL, from the coding sequence ATGACCTTGAAAATCATTGAGTTTTTGTCCTATCTTCGCAGCTTAGACATTCAAGTTTTTCTTGAAGACGATCTCCTTCGCTGTAATGCCCCTCAAGGAACCCTGACACCAATACTGCAAGCTAAGATTCAAGCACAAAAAGCAGAAATTATTGCATTTCTCAAGTCAACTCATGATGCAATCCACCAGACCATTACACCGATAGAACCTATTTCACGCACGGGAACTTTCCCTCTCTCCTTCGCTCAACAACGCTTGTGGTTTCTAGACCAGTTAGTCCCTAACAATCCTTTCTATAATGTCCCGGCTGCATTGCGTCTTACTGGGACACTTGATGTAACAGCGCTGGAACAGACTTTTCAAAAAATCGTACAGCGTCATGAAGCTCTACGGACTATTTTTGTTCTTAGGGATGGGCAACCCGTTCAAATTGTTGTACCTTCTTTAGCGATCGCCTTACCAGTTATTGATTTACAGAAACAACCGCAAGTTGAACGTGAAACTGAAGCCCAAAAGCTGATCACCCAAGAGGCTCAACGTCCTTTTAATTTATCAACTGGTCCTTTACTGCGAATCATGCTGCTGCGGTTGGATCGAGAAGAACATATTTTGGTGCTGAATATGCACCATATTATTTCGGATGGCTGGTCTATTGGAGTCCTGATTCGAGAGATCGCCGCATTCTATACAGCCTGTAGAGACGCTGCGTATGATGTTGCTGCAAATCTACCGGAGTTACCCATCCAATATCCAGACTTTGCACATTGGCAACGTCAATGGTTGCAAGGGATAGGGATGAACAACCGTTCGCCCCTACAAATTCAACTGGATTATTGGCGAAAGCAGTTAGACGGTCTTTCTGTGTTAAGTTTGCCGACCGATAAACCGCGACCAACACATCCAACTTACCGAGGTGCAAGGCAGTTTCTAAAACTCCCGAAAAATCTCAGCCTGGCACTAGAAACTCTTTCGCAGCAGGAAGGGGTTTCTTTGTTTATGACTTTGCTAGCAGCATTCCAAATTCTACTCTACCGCTATACAAACCAAGAAGATATTGCAGTGGGATCGCCCATCGCAAACCGCAATCGCAGCGAAATAGAAGGGTTAATTGGCTTTTTTGTCAATAGCTTAATTCTACGTACTCACTTATCAGGAAACCCAAGTTTTCGCTCGTTGTTGAGTCAAGTCAGGGAGGTGGCTTTAGGCGCATACGCCCATCAAGATTTACCTTTTGAGCAGTTGGTAGAAGAACTGCATCCTGAAAGAAATTTAAATCAGAACCCTTTATTTCAGGTGGTATTCGCGCTGCAAAATGCACCGATGTCAGCATTAGAATTACCAGAATTAACTCTTAAGCCAATACCCTTTGATAGTGCAACAACACGGTTCGATTTAGAATTTCATCTGTGGGAAAGAAACCCTCAAAATGGTTTATGGGTTGATAATTCAGAAGGAATTAGCGGTTTTGTCATTTACAGTACGGATTTGTTTGAAGATGCTACGATTAGCCGAATGTTAGAGCATTTCCAGATATTACTAGAAAATATAGTTGACAATCCAGAACAACGCATTGCCGAAATCCATCTTCTTAGCAAAGCCGAGCAACATCAGTTATTATTGGAATGGAACAACACTGATACTGAATATCCCCAAGATAAATGCATTCATCAACTATTTGAGGAGCAAGTTCAACAACAGCCTGATGCGATTGCATTAGTCTTTGAAGGGATAAAGACGCATCATGACACGTCTCTCCAGTTGACATATGGTGAATTAAACAAACGCAGCAATCAACTGGCACATTATTTAAAAGAGCGGGGTATTGATACAGAAGTTTTGGTGGGGATCTGTGTAGAGCGTTCCCTTGATTATGTCATCGGAATGCTTGCTGTATTAAAAGCAGGTGGTGCATATCTACCTTTAGATCCAGCTTATCCTAGCGAGCGTTTGAGCTTTATGCTTGCAGATGCTGGAGCGTCAATTGTATTGACTCAAGAACGATGGTTGAATCATCTGGGCAAACAAAATTTCCAAGTGATTTGTTTGGATAAAGATTGGGAGAAAATTGCCCAGCAGAGAGAAGATAATCTGACTGGTAAGACCGCAGTTCACAACCTTGCTTATGCCATCTATACTTCAGGCTCTACAGGAAAGCCCAAAGGTGTTGCTATTGAACACAAAGGATTGTTAAATCTTGTTTTTTGGCATCAAAAAGCGTTTGCAATTTCCCCAAATGATAAAGCCACACAAATTTCTGGAGTCGCTTTTGATGCTAGTATATGGGAAATTTTACCTTATCTCAGTGCGGGAGCAAGCCTTTATTTTCCAGATGAAGAAATCAAATATTTTCCAGAAAAACTGCAAGATTGGCTGATCTCAAAAGCCATTACAATTAGCTTTTTACCGACTCCAATAGCCGAAAAACTTTTGTCATTACCATGGTCTGACAATACAGCTTTGCGAATATTGCTGACAGGCGGCGATAAACTGCATCAATATCCAGCGACACCTGTAACATTCCAGGTTGTCAATAATTACGGACCAACTGAGAATACTGTTGTCACAACATCCGGTGAAGTGACTGCTACACAACAAACAAATACAGTACCACCAATCGGTCGTGCGATCGCTAATACAAGAGTGTACGTCCTAAATTCACATTTGCAACCCGTACCCATTGGTGTACCTGGAGAGTTGTACATTGCTGGTGATGGGCTAGCACGAGGGTATCTCAATCATCCTGAATTAACGCAAGCCCAGTTTCTAGAAAACTTGCCAAACATTCCTTTTCTCCCTGAAAAGAAACTTTATAAAACAGGCGATTTAGTCCGCTATAGAGCAGATGGCAATCTTGAATTTTTAGGTCGTCTTGACGAACAAGTCAAAATTCGCGGTTACCGTATTGAATTAGGAGAAATTGAAGCAGCTTTAAATCAACATCCGGCTGTAACGCAAACAGTCGTTGTTGCTCGTGAGGATGCTCCGGGCGAAAAGCATCTTGTAGCTTATGTTGTACTCGCTCGTAACTGTTTGTTGGCATTTTCTACTTCTCAATCCCCAATTTTCCAAGACGAGCAAATTCTGCAATGGCAGATGCTTTATAACGAAACCTACAATCAACAGGCTACAGTTTTAGAGCCAATATTTAATATTACGGGATGGAATAGCAGTTATACAAATCAACCTATTCCACCAGAACAGATGCGGGAGTGGGTGAACAATCAAGTCAATCAAATTCTGGCTCTGCAACCCAAGAAAGTGCTAGAAATTGGTTGTGGAACGGGTTTGTTGCTCTTTAAAATTGCACCTCACTGCATCCAATATTGTGGAACGGACTTTTCCAAGTCTGCACTCAATTACATACATCAGCAACTATCAAATGTAGAAACTAACCCCCTCTCGCCTTCAAATCATGTCAAATTGTTTGAAAAAGAAGCGACGGATTTTGAAGGAATCGAAGCAGGGACTTTTGATGCGATCGTTCTCAACTCAGTCGTGCAATATTTTCCCAGTATTGAATATCTTTTACAGGTGTTAGAAGGTGCTGTGCGTACCACTGCGCCTAGCGGTTTTATATTTATAGGAGATGTCCGCAGTTTGCCCTTACTGCAAGCCTTTCATGCATCGGTACAACTATATCAAGCAGAACCCGCCCTGACGCGAGAAAAGCTGCTACAGAGGGTACAAATGCAAGTTTTTCAAGAAACAGAGTTAGTTATCGATCCAGCTTTTTTCCATGCATTAAGGCAGCACTTTCCAGAAATTAGCAGTGTCGAGATTCAATTGATGCGGGGATACTCGCAAAACGAATTAACTCAATTTCGTTATAACGTTATTCTTCATATTGGTGTTGCAACAAATCCCTCTGACTCACTCGGTAACGCAGGGCTTGAGAATTCTCCTGCTTTTCAACAGGAACGGAGGGAATGGATCGACTGGAATAGCGATCGCTTAACACTTTCCGCACTGCGTCAACTATTAACTGAGGAGCAACTAGAAACTGTAAGTATCACCAACGTGCCAAATGCAAGAGTCATAGCCGCTGTAAAAACAGCACAATGGTTGTCAGGCGCAGAAGATTTTAAAACGGTGGCTCAAATGCGAGAGGCGTTGCAAAGCTTCCATAATGTAGGAATCGATCCAGAAGATTTTTATCTTCTAGGTGAAGGTTTGCCTTACAAAGTTAATATCAGTTGGTCGGATGCAAATCATGAAGGATGCTACGACGTAGTTTTTATCAAACAAGGGAGCCATATAACAACTTCTCAAGCCAACTCTTCCTCACGTCTGTGGCATTCTTACGCAAATAATCCCTTACAAGCAACAGCAGCACGTCAATTGGTACCGCAATTACGGATGTATACAGCACAAAAGCTACCTGAGTATATGGTTCCATCAGCTTTTGTTGTCCTAGACTCTCTACCTTTAACGCCTAACGGTAAAATTGACTACCGAGCTTTATCTATACCTAACAATATAAAACCAGAATTAGCAAGTGGTTATATTGCTCCTCAGACTGAAGTTGAAAAAGTACTGATAAAAATTTTTGCAGATGTTTTGGGAATTAAGCGATTGAGTATCCGCGATAACTTTTTTGAATTGGGCGGTCATTCGTTACTTGCAACTCAAATCGTTTCTAGAGTGAGGGACGCTTTTAAGGTAGAGTTACCTTTGCGTAGCCTGTTTGAAGCACCGACAATTACAGAATTATCTCAGGTAATAGAAAATTTAAAAGATGGCAAAGAAAAAAATCAAGCTCCAGCTTTAGTTCCACTTTCTCGTGAGAGTCGGCGGATGAAGTTATCTTCTTTAAGAAAAGATAGCCTATGA